Proteins encoded within one genomic window of Brassica rapa cultivar Chiifu-401-42 chromosome A09, CAAS_Brap_v3.01, whole genome shotgun sequence:
- the LOC103838225 gene encoding 6-phosphogluconate dehydrogenase, decarboxylating 1, chloroplastic, giving the protein MESAALSRIGLAGLAVMGQNLALNIAEKGFPISVYNRTTSKVDETLDRAAVEGNLPVSGQYSPRDFVLSLQRPRSLIILVKAGAPVDQTIAAFSEYMEPGDCIIDGGNEWYQNTERRISEAEQKGLLYLGMGVSGGEEGARNGPSLMPGGSFQAYDNIKDILGKVAAQVEDGPCVTYIGEGGSGNFVKMVHNGIEYGDMQLISEAYDVLKNVGGLSNEELAEIFTEWNRGELESFLVEITSDIFRVKDEFGDGELVDKILDKTGMKGTGKWTVQQAAELSVAAPTIAASLDCRYLSGLKDERENAAKVLREAGLKEEIGSASSGIDKKRLVDDVRQALYASKICSYAQGMNLLRAKSLEKSWNLNFGELARIWKGGCIIRAVFLDRIKKAYQRNPDLASLVVDPEFAKEMVQRQAAWRRVVGLAVSAGISTPGMCASLAYFDTYRRARLPANLVQAQRDLFGAHTYERTDRSGAYHTEWTKLARKSN; this is encoded by the coding sequence ATGGAGTCCGCCGCTCTCTCCCGCATCGGCCTCGCCGGTCTCGCCGTAATGGGCCAGAACCTCGCCTTGAACATCGCCGAGAAAGGCTTCCCAATCTCCGTCTACAACCGGACCACCTCCAAAGTCGACGAGACCCTAGATCGCGCCGCCGTCGAAGGAAACCTCCCGGTCTCCGGCCAATACTCCCCGCGCGACTTCGTCCTCTCGCTCCAACGCCCTCGTTCCCTCATCATCCTCGTCAAAGCCGGAGCCCCCGTCGACCAGACCATCGCTGCCTTCTCCGAGTACATGGAGCCCGGAGACTGCATCATCGACGGAGGAAACGAGTGGTACCAGAACACAGAGCGACGGATCTCCGAAGCTGAGCAGAAAGGATTGCTCTACTTGGGGATGGGAGTCTCCGGCGGCGAGGAAGGGGCTCGTAACGGTCCCTCGCTGATGCCAGGAGGGTCGTTTCAGGCGTATGATAACATCAAAGACATCTTGGGGAAAGTGGCGGCTCAGGTTGAGGACGGGCCTTGCGTTACTTACATCGGAGAAGGCGGATCTGGAAACTTCGTGAAGATGGTTCATAATGGGATTGAGTATGGAGATATGCAGCTTATCTCTGAGGCTTACGACGTGTTGAAGAACGTTGGTGGGTTGAGCAACGAGGAGCTTGCGGAGATCTTCACGGAGTGGAACCGAGGTGAGCTCGAGAGTTTCTTGGTTGAGATTACTTCCGATATCTTTAGGGTTAAGGATGAGTTTGGTGATGGAGAGTTGGTGGATAAGATTTTGGATAAGACTGGTATGAAAGGGACCGGGAAATGGACTGTTCAGCAGGCGGCGGAGCTCTCTGTGGCGGCGCCGACGATTGCTGCTTCGTTGGACTGTCGGTACTTGAGCGGGTTGAAAGATGAGAGGGAGAATGCTGCTAAAGTGTTGAGAGAAGCTGGGTTGAAGGAAGAGATTGGTTCTGCGTCGAGCGGGATCGATAAGAAGAGGTTGGTTGATGATGTTAGACAAGCTCTCTACGCTTCGAAGATATGTAGTTACGCGCAAGGGATGAATCTGCTTAGAGCTAAGAGCTTAGAGAAGAGCTGGAACTTGAACTTCGGTGAGTTGGCTAGGATTTGGAAAGGAGGGTGTATCATAAGGGCGGTGTTCTTGGATAGGATCAAGAAAGCTTACCAGAGGAACCCGGATTTGGCGAGCCTTGTGGTTGATCCTGAGTTTGCTAAAGAGATGGTTCAGAGACAAGCTGCTTGGAGGAGAGTCGTGGGTTTGGCTGTCTCTGCTGGGATAAGCACCCCTGGAATGTGCGCGAGTCTTGCGTATTTCGACACTTATAGGCGTGCGAGATTGCCGGCGAATCTGGTGCAGGCGCAGAGAGATCTATTTGGAGCTCATACTTACGAGAGGACTGATCGTTCTGGTGCGTACCACACGGAGTGGACTAAGCTTGCTAGGAAGAGCAATTGA
- the LOC103838227 gene encoding cation/H(+) antiporter 16: MATFVNGTSPETVEMMKATSNGVFQGESPLDFALPLVILQICLVVAVTRSLAFLLRPMRQPRVVAEIIGGILLGPSALGRVTAYKNSLFPAKSLTVLDTLANLGLLLFLFLVGLEIDLKSLRRTGKKAISIAAAGMLLPFAMGVVTSFAFPEISSTSGDDNRAPFIIFMGVALSLTAFGVLARILAELKLLTTDLGRISISSAAINDVFAWILLALAISLSGDRSSLLVPLWVLLSGTAFVIACFIIAPLIFKLISRRCPEGEPISEKYVCLALCAVLVAGFATDAIGIHAIFGAFVIGVLFPKGHFADAIVEKIEDLVMGLLLPLYFVMSGLETDITTIHGLKSWGRLALVIVTACFGKIVGTVSAALLSKVGLRDSLVLGVLMNTRGLVELIVLNIGKDRKVLSDQTFAIMVLMAIFTTFITTPLVMALYKPSETTQTQDNDSYKNRKRRRKIESDREEEQTQQLKVLICLQSGRDINPMVKLIEASRGGRNQTKESFCVYVMHYTQKARRNGLCFWNKKRDNVVVAFEASCNVRNVSVRSVTAISPLLAVHEDICSSADSKHAAFVILPFHRQWSSLEQEFERVRSEFQGINKRVLENSPCSVGILVDRGGLSDNGSAVASSSFSLSVSVLFFGGGDDREALAYGLRMAEHPEVKLTIVAISGPEISKSNILEAQETSRFLAAIKNKGAVPTRFEERIVNSTGEAVKIIQEFCECDILLVGKSSERPFVSKLPVMMKMDYPELGPVGNLILMSTSVSVLVVQQYTKRNPSVVGSVSVGVVESP; this comes from the exons ATGGCTACTTTTGTCAACGGGACATCTCCGGAGACGGTGGAGATGATGAAGGCGACATCAAATGGAGTGTTCCAAGGAGAGAGTCCGCTAGACTTTGCTCTTCCTCTTGTCATTCTACAGATTTGTCTTGTCGTCGCCGTCACTCGCTCTTTGGCGTTCCTCCTCCGTCCCATGAGACAGCCACGCGTAGTCGCTGAGATCATC GGTGGGATACTTCTCGGCCCGTCGGCTCTCGGCAGAGTCACGGCGTACAAGAACTCATTGTTTCCGGCGAAAAGTCTGACTGTGCTCGACACACTTGCAAACCTCGGCCTgcttctcttcctcttcctcgtcGGCCTCGAGATCGATCTGAAATCTCTCCGACGCACCGGCAAAAAAGCTATTTCCATCGCCGCCGCCGGAATGCTCCTCCCTTTCGCGATGGGCGTCGTCACCTCCTTCGCCTTCCCGGAAATTTCCTCCACTTCCGGCGACGATAACAGAGCTccgttcatcattttcatgggAGTAGCACTCTCGCTAACTGCTTTCGGAGTCTTGGCTCGAATCCTCGCTGAGCTAAAGCTGCTCACCACCGATCTCGGCCGTATTTCAATCTCCTCCGCCGCCATCAACGACGTCTTCGCTTGGATTCTCCTCGCTCTAGCCATATCTCTCTCCGGCGACAGGAGTTCCTTACTTGTCCCTCTCTGGGTTCTGTTAAGTGGAACCGCGTTTGTGATCGCTTGTTTTATAATCGCACCGTTAATTTTCAAACTAATCTCTCGGCGCTGCCCCGAAGGCGAACCTATAAGCGAGAAGTACGTATGCCTCGCGCTTTGCGCGGTTCTTGTCGCGGGCTTCGCGACAGACGCGATTGGAATCCACGCGATTTTCGGGGCGTTTGTGATCGGTGTGCTGTTTCCGAAAGGGCATTTCGCGGATGCGATTGTGGAGAAGATTGAAGATCTCGTCATGGGCCTTCTTCTGCCGTTGTACTTCGTTATGAGCGGTTTGGAAACGGACATAACTACCATTCACGGTCTGAAATCGTGGGGACGACTCGCGCTGGTGATCGTTACGGCTTGTTTTGGGAAGATCGTTGGGACAGTGAGTGCTGCCTTGTTAAGCAAGGTAGGGCTTCGTGATTCGCTTGTTCTTGGTGTCTTGATGAACACGCGAGGTTTGGTCGAGCTTATTGTTCTCAACATTGGCAAAGACAGAAAG GTTTTGAGCGATCAAACATTTGCAATTATGGTTCTCATGGCGATCTTCACGACATTCATCACAACGCCACTAGTCATGGCCCTTTACAAACCAAGCGAGACAACGCAAACGCAGGATAACGATAGCTACAAGAACCGCAAACGCAGACGCAAGATTGAGAGTgatagagaagaagagcaaacgCAGCAGCTTAAGGTTTTGATATGTCTTCAAAGCGGTAGAGATATTAATCCGATGGTGAAACTAATCGAAGCTTCTCGCGGAGGAAGAAACCAAACTAAAGAAAGCTTTTGCGTTTACGTTATGCATTATACTCAAAAGGCGAGAAGAAACGGTTTGTGTTTTTGGAACAAGAAAAGAGATAACGTTGTGGTCGCGTTCGAAGCATCTTGTAACGTGAGAAACGTTTCAGTGCGTTCCGTGACCGCGATTTCACCTTTGCTAGCAGTTCATGAGGATATATGTAGCTCTGCGGATAGCAAGCACGCAGCGTTTGTGATTTTGCCGTTTCATAGACAGTGGAGTTCTCTGGAGCAAGAATTTGAAAGGGTGAGATCAGAGTTTCAGGGGATTAACAAAAGAGTTCTTGAAAATTCTCCGTGTTCTGTAGGAATCTTGGTGGACCGTGGTGGTCTCAGTGACAATGGTTCTGCGGTAGCTTCGAGCAGCTTCTCGCTTTCCGTCAGTGTTCTGTTCTTTGGTGGGGGCGATGATCGTGAAGCTTTGGCTTACGGGTTACGAATGGCGGAGCATCCTGAGGTTAAGTTGACCATTGTGGCTATCTCCGGTCCAGAGATCTCTAAATCTAATATACTTGAAGCGCAAGAAACATCTCGATTCCTTGCCGCAATCAAGAACAAGGGGGCCGTTCCGACAAGATTTGAAGAGAGGATAGTGAATTCGACAGGTGAAGCGGTTAAGATTATCCAGGAATTTTGCGAGTGTGATATTTTATTAGTGGGAAAATCCTCGGAAAGGCCCTTTGTTTCGAAACTACCGGTTATGATGAAGATGGATTATCCGGAACTTGGACCGGTTGGAAACTTGATCCTCATGTCTACTTCGGTATCAGTATTGGTGGTTCAACAGTACACCAAGAGAAATCCTTCCGTTGTGGGTTCAGTCTCTGTTGGGGTGGTGGAGTCGCCATGA
- the LOC103838220 gene encoding ubiquitin-conjugating enzyme E2 28, translating to MASKRILKELKDLHKDPPSSCSAGPVAEDMFHWQATIMGPSDSPYSGGVFLVTIHFPPDYPFKPPKVAFRTKVFHPNVNSNGSICLDILKEQWSPALTISKVLLSICSLLTDPNPDDPLVPEIAHMYKTDRAKYESTARSWTQKYAMG from the exons ATGGCTTCGAAGCGGATCTTGAAAGAGCTCAAGGATCTCCACAAGGATCCTCCTTCCTCCTGCAGTGCTG GCCCAGTTGCGGAAGACATGTTTCATTGGCAAGCTACAATAATGGGTCCATCCGATAGTCCTTATTCAGGCGGAGTCTTTCTCGTAACCATTCACTTCCCTCCCGATTATCCTTTCAAACCACCAAAG GTTGCATTTAGGACAAAGGTGTTTCACCCTAATGTCAACAGCAACGGAAGCATTTGCCTCGACATTTTGAAAGAACAATGGAGTCCTGCACTCACCATATCCAag GTTCTGCTTTCGATATGTTCATTGTTAACGGATCCAAACCCAGATGATCCTTTGGTTCCAGAGATTGCTCACATGTATAAAACCGACAGAGCCAAGTATGAGTCTACTGCTAGGAGCTGGACTCAGAAATATGCTATGGGGTAA
- the LOC103838226 gene encoding dirigent protein 5 produces the protein MISQMKLLLFLFIVLVLSKTVISARKPSKSQSKPCKNFVLYYHDIMFGVDDVQNATSAAVTNPPGLGNFKFGKLVIFDDPVTIDKNYQSEPVARAQGFYFYDMKNDYNAWFSYTLVFNSTQHKGTLNIMGADLMMEKTRDLSVVGGTGDFFMSRGIVTFETDTFEGAKYFRVKMDIKLYDCY, from the coding sequence ATGATAAGCCAAATGAAATTACTTCTCTTCTTATTCATCGTCCTTGTTCTATCAAAAACTGTCATATCAGCTAGAAAACCATCCAAATCTCAATCAAAACCTTGCAAAAACTTCGTCCTCTACTATCATGACATAATGTTTGGCGTCGATGACGTGCAAAACGCGACTTCTGCTGCCGTTACCAACCCTCCGGGACTCGGGAATTTCAAATTCGGAAAGCTCGTGATCTTCGACGATCCAGTGACCATAGACAAAAACTATCAATCCGAACCTGTGGCACGTGCTCAAGGCTTCTATTTCTACGACATGAAGAATGATTACAATGCGTGGTTCTCATACACACTTGTGTTTAACTCGACTCAACACAAAGGGACGTTAAACATAATGGGAGCAGATCTTATGATGGAGAAGACAAGAGATCTGTCTGTGGTCGGAGGAACAGGTGATTTCTTCATGTCTCGAGGGATTGTTACGTTTGAAACTGACACCTTTGAAGGTGCGAAGTATTTTAGGGTCAAGATGGATATCAAACTCTATGACTGTTactaa
- the LOC103838222 gene encoding putative inactive receptor-like protein kinase At1g64210, with translation MMITCFGKARLSGKLRKRDSSSSSPPRNWTSRDDDNTEEEGGKIIFFGGKNHLFDLDDLLSSSAQVLGKGAFGTTYKVTMEDMSTVVVKRLKEVVAGRREFEQQMEMIGMIRHENVAKLKAYYYSKDDKLAVYSYYTQGSLFQMLHGNIGTYDRVPLSWDARLRIATGAARGLAKIHEGNNGRLIHGNIKSSNIFLDSQRYGCIGDIGLTTIMRSLPRRTCLTSGYHAPEITDTRRSTHSSDVYSFGVVLLELLTGKSPASPGVTDAEHGGENMDLASWIRNVVAKDWTGEVFDMEMLSESSVEDEMVEMLQIGLACVGVKQQERPHIAQVVKLIQDIRSTE, from the exons ATGATGATCACCTGTTTTGGGAAGGCTAGACTCTCCGGGAAGTTGCGGAAGAGAGACTCTTCATCGTCTTCTCCTCCAAGAAACTGGACATCTAGAGACGATGATAACACTGAAGAAGAAGGAGGAAAGATCATCTTCTTCGGGGGAAAGAACCATTTGTTTGATTTAGACGATCTGCTAAGCTCATCAGCTCAAGTTTTGGGGAAAGGCGCCTTTGGAACAACCTATAAGGTAACAATGGAAGACATGAGCACTGTGGTAGTGAAGCGACTAAAGGAAGTAGTTGCGGGAAGAAGAGAGTTTGAGCAACAAATGGAGATGATTGGAATGATCAGGCATGAGAATGTAGCAAAGCTAAAGGCTTACTACTATTCTAAAGACGATAAACTCGCTGTTTATAGCTATTACACTCAAGGAAGCCTCTTCCAGATGCTGCACG GAAACATAGGAACGTATGATCGAGTACCTTTGAGTTGGGACGCTAGACTGAGAATAGCAACTGGTGCAGCGAGAGGATTGGCTAAGATCCACGAAGGGAACAACGGGAGACTCATCCATGGGAACATCAAGTCCTCAAACATCTTCTTAGACTCGCAACGCTACGGCTGCATCGGAGACATCGGCTTGACAACCATCATGAGATCTCTTCCTCGAAGGACTTGTCTTACTTCAGGTTACCACGCACCTGAAATAACAGACACTAGAAGAAGCACTCATTCTTCGGATGTATACAGCTTTGGAGTGGTTCTACTTGAGCTTCTGACAGGTAAATCACCAGCAAGTCCAGGGGTTACAGATGCAGAACATGGTGGTGAGAACATGGACTTGGCTAGCTGGATAAGGAATGTGGTGGCGAAAGATTGGACAGGGGAAGTGTTTGATATGGAGATGCTGAGTGAATCAAGTGTGGAGGATGAAATGGTGGAGATGTTGCAGATAGGATTGGCTTGCGTTGGTGTGAAGCAACAAGAACGACCTCATATAGCTCAAGTTGTGAAATTGATTCAAGACATTCGATCAACTGAGTGA
- the LOC103838229 gene encoding uncharacterized protein At5g41620 isoform X2: MLMKHHQLTQRNDHPLQPLSPASSLEVAPYKGAITPGSSLDLHGRRRAGEPNYNNLKTSTELLKVLNRIWTLEEQHSANISLIKALKSELAHARARIKELLRCQQADRREMDDLVKQLAEEKLSKDTKERDRLSSAVQQLEEERKLRRRSESLQRKLARELSEVKSTLSHCVDEMERGSKSKKMLERLCDEFARGIKSYEREVHGLKQKVDKSWEGWGEEDQMVLCIAETWLDERIQSGEEGSVLEKLELEIEAFLESKQKLSGNEVPKNRRSSLESAPFNAMSAPIQEVDSQEEEDSNCFELKKHGTVETRRSQSPSSLQVKFEDQMAWAMSNNEKKSKKKSRDIEAEKGEKERSNAVGEMIRTHRRLLSETQGIDEGSCSYQPSRRAESPIRHWNPRAMTSDLTAQGVKDNTLKAKLSEARTKSSRPRIRLFKG, from the exons ATGCTAATGAAGCATCATCAATTAACACAAAGAAACGATCACCCTTTGCAGCCCTTGTCTCCTGCTAGCTCCCTCGAG GTGGCTCCATATAAAGGAGCAATAACTCCTGGAAGCTCATTGGATTTGCATGGAAGAAGACGAGCTGGTGAGCCTAACTACAACAATCTCAAGACATCAACCGAACTTCTTAAAGTACTGAACCGGATCTGGACCCTGGAGGAGCAGCATTCCGCTAACATCTCCTTAATAAAAGCCCTTAAAAGCGAGCTTGCTCATGCACGTGCTCGTATCAAAGAGCTTCTCAGATGCCAGCAAGCCGACAGACGCGAGATGGACGATTTAGTGAAGCAGCTCGCGGAAGAGAAGCTCTCAAAGGACACGAAGGAACGCGACCGGTTAAGCTCCGCGGTTCAGCAGCTAGAAGAGGAGCGGAAACTGAGGAGACGGTCCGAGAGTTTGCAGAGGAAACTCGCGCGGGAGCTCTCGGAAGTGAAGTCGACGCTGTCTCACTGCGTCGACGAGATGGAGAGAGGGAGTAAGTCGAAGAAGATGCTGGAGAGGCTATGCGACGAGTTCGCGAGAGGGATCAAGAGTTATGAGAGGGAGGTTCACGGGTTGAAGCAGAAGGTGGATAAGAGCTGGGAAGGTTGGGGTGAGGAGGATCAGATGGTTCTTTGTATTGCGGAAACGTGGCTTGACGAAAGGATCCAGAGCGGTGAGGAAGGGTCCgtgctggagaagctggagctGGAGATAGAAGCGTTTCTTGAGAGTAAGCAGAAGCTGAGTGGTAATGAGGTTCCAAAGAATCGTAGGAGTTCACTTGAGTCTGCTCCTTTTAACGCTATGAGCGCGCCGATTCAGGAAGTGGACAGTCAGGAGGAGGAAGATTCGAATTGCTTTGAGCTCAAGAAACATGGAACGGTGGAAACAAGACGGAGTCAAAGCCCGTCGAGTTTACAGGTGAAGTTCGAGGATCAGATGGCGTGGGCCATGTCTAATAATGAGAAGAAGAGTAAGAAGAAGTCTAGAGACATTGAAGCTGAGAAGGGGGAGAAAGAGAGGAGCAACGCGGTTGGAGAGATGATTAGAACTCATAGGAGGTTACTGTCGGAAACTCAAGGAATCGATGAGGGTTCTTGCAGTTACCAACCAAGTAGGAGAGCAGAGAGTCCGATTCGGCATTGGAATCCGAGAGCCATGACGTCTGATCTAACGGCGCAAGGAGTGAAGGACAACACTTTGAAAGCTAAACTAAGCGAAGCTAGAACCAAGAGTTCTCGTCCACGGATTCGGCTTTTCAAGGGCTAA
- the LOC103838223 gene encoding uncharacterized protein LOC103838223, translating into MATASFRWILQLHKDVPKAARFYAQGLDFSVNVVTLRWAELQSGPLKLALMQSPSDHVVSEKGYSSLLSFTVTDINTSISKLMELGGELDGAIKYEVHGKVASVRCLDGHVLGLYEPS; encoded by the exons ATGGCGACGGCGTCGTTCAGGTGGATTTTGCAGCTACACAAAGATGTACCAAAAGCAGCTCGATTCTATGCGCAAGGTCTCGATTTCTCCGTCAATGTCGTCACTTTGCGTTGGGCTGAGCTTCAGTCTGGTCCTCTCAAGCTAGCTCTTATGCAATCTCCCAG TGACCATGTGGTGAGTGAGAAGGGATACTCTTCGCTACTATCGTTCACTGTGACTGACATTAATACATCAATCTCCAAACTTATGGAGTTAGGAGGAGAGCTCGATGGCGCTATCAAATACGAAGTCCACGGCAAG GTTGCATCTGTCAGATGTCTGGACGGTCATGTGCTCGGCCTCTATGAACCTTCTTAG
- the LOC103838229 gene encoding uncharacterized protein At5g41620 isoform X1 produces MKSKEEEEEEEDGGEGQKGKSFIEKLRRRAVSVGHRRVFRSPSTPAHISFNPNNSSSSKFASSSRKLAGSLWEFYQYYDQDHEIPPLAKMHRAPYSSGGDPSNRRLRHGHGKTAVRDNGALDLTDDQPESAGSIRKQIGQMLMKHHQLTQRNDHPLQPLSPASSLEVAPYKGAITPGSSLDLHGRRRAGEPNYNNLKTSTELLKVLNRIWTLEEQHSANISLIKALKSELAHARARIKELLRCQQADRREMDDLVKQLAEEKLSKDTKERDRLSSAVQQLEEERKLRRRSESLQRKLARELSEVKSTLSHCVDEMERGSKSKKMLERLCDEFARGIKSYEREVHGLKQKVDKSWEGWGEEDQMVLCIAETWLDERIQSGEEGSVLEKLELEIEAFLESKQKLSGNEVPKNRRSSLESAPFNAMSAPIQEVDSQEEEDSNCFELKKHGTVETRRSQSPSSLQVKFEDQMAWAMSNNEKKSKKKSRDIEAEKGEKERSNAVGEMIRTHRRLLSETQGIDEGSCSYQPSRRAESPIRHWNPRAMTSDLTAQGVKDNTLKAKLSEARTKSSRPRIRLFKG; encoded by the exons ATGAAAagtaaagaagaagaggaagaggaagaagatggagGGGAAGGGCAAAAAGGGAAGAGCTTTATTGAAAAGTTAAGGAGAAGAGCCGTTTCTGTAGGCCATAGAAGAGTGTTTCGCTCACCTTCCACTCCAGCGCACATTAGCTTTAACCCTAataactcttcttcttcaaaattCGCATCTTCCTCTAGAAAGCTTGCAGGTTCTCTCTGGGAGTTTTATCAGTACTACGACCAAGACCACGAGATTCCTCCTCTAGCTAAAATGCACCGTGCTCCGTACAGTTCTGGTGGTGATCCTAGTAACCGCCGTCTCCGTCACGGCCATGGAAAGACGGCGGTTAGAGATAATGGTGCTCTTGATCTCACTGATGACCAG CCAGAGAGTGCGGGGAGTATAAGGAAACAGATAGGCCAAATGCTAATGAAGCATCATCAATTAACACAAAGAAACGATCACCCTTTGCAGCCCTTGTCTCCTGCTAGCTCCCTCGAG GTGGCTCCATATAAAGGAGCAATAACTCCTGGAAGCTCATTGGATTTGCATGGAAGAAGACGAGCTGGTGAGCCTAACTACAACAATCTCAAGACATCAACCGAACTTCTTAAAGTACTGAACCGGATCTGGACCCTGGAGGAGCAGCATTCCGCTAACATCTCCTTAATAAAAGCCCTTAAAAGCGAGCTTGCTCATGCACGTGCTCGTATCAAAGAGCTTCTCAGATGCCAGCAAGCCGACAGACGCGAGATGGACGATTTAGTGAAGCAGCTCGCGGAAGAGAAGCTCTCAAAGGACACGAAGGAACGCGACCGGTTAAGCTCCGCGGTTCAGCAGCTAGAAGAGGAGCGGAAACTGAGGAGACGGTCCGAGAGTTTGCAGAGGAAACTCGCGCGGGAGCTCTCGGAAGTGAAGTCGACGCTGTCTCACTGCGTCGACGAGATGGAGAGAGGGAGTAAGTCGAAGAAGATGCTGGAGAGGCTATGCGACGAGTTCGCGAGAGGGATCAAGAGTTATGAGAGGGAGGTTCACGGGTTGAAGCAGAAGGTGGATAAGAGCTGGGAAGGTTGGGGTGAGGAGGATCAGATGGTTCTTTGTATTGCGGAAACGTGGCTTGACGAAAGGATCCAGAGCGGTGAGGAAGGGTCCgtgctggagaagctggagctGGAGATAGAAGCGTTTCTTGAGAGTAAGCAGAAGCTGAGTGGTAATGAGGTTCCAAAGAATCGTAGGAGTTCACTTGAGTCTGCTCCTTTTAACGCTATGAGCGCGCCGATTCAGGAAGTGGACAGTCAGGAGGAGGAAGATTCGAATTGCTTTGAGCTCAAGAAACATGGAACGGTGGAAACAAGACGGAGTCAAAGCCCGTCGAGTTTACAGGTGAAGTTCGAGGATCAGATGGCGTGGGCCATGTCTAATAATGAGAAGAAGAGTAAGAAGAAGTCTAGAGACATTGAAGCTGAGAAGGGGGAGAAAGAGAGGAGCAACGCGGTTGGAGAGATGATTAGAACTCATAGGAGGTTACTGTCGGAAACTCAAGGAATCGATGAGGGTTCTTGCAGTTACCAACCAAGTAGGAGAGCAGAGAGTCCGATTCGGCATTGGAATCCGAGAGCCATGACGTCTGATCTAACGGCGCAAGGAGTGAAGGACAACACTTTGAAAGCTAAACTAAGCGAAGCTAGAACCAAGAGTTCTCGTCCACGGATTCGGCTTTTCAAGGGCTAA
- the LOC103838221 gene encoding mitochondrial import receptor subunit TOM7-2 encodes MAAKASLKIKGKGGKGSKESSSSKYEVFKEWTNWSLKKAKVATHYGFIPLIIILGMKSDPNTHIFQLLSPV; translated from the coding sequence ATGGCGGCTAAGGCTTCGTTGAAGATTAAAGGGAAAGGAGGAAAAGGATCAAAGGAATCATCGTCATCAAAGTACGAGGTCTTCAAGGAGTGGACCAACTGGTCGCTGAAGAAAGCAAAGGTCGCGACTCACTATGGCTTCATCCCTCTCATCATCATCCTCGGCATGAAGTCAGATCCAAATACTCACATTTTCCAGCTTCTCAGCCCCGTCTAA